One genomic window of Acidobacteriota bacterium includes the following:
- a CDS encoding PPOX class F420-dependent oxidoreductase, with protein MTEVIPEKYKDLFEKKAFANLATLMPNGTPQVTPVWFDYDGTHILVNSARGRRKDKNIERNPAVALSIQDPDNPYRYLEVRGRVEEITEDGADEHIDKMAKKYMGVDKYPYRQPTEKRVIYKIKPEHTSQMG; from the coding sequence ATGACTGAAGTGATTCCCGAGAAGTACAAGGATCTTTTTGAAAAGAAGGCATTCGCAAACCTTGCGACGCTGATGCCCAACGGCACTCCACAGGTTACGCCAGTCTGGTTTGACTACGACGGGACGCACATACTGGTTAACTCGGCGCGCGGCCGGCGTAAGGATAAAAACATCGAGCGCAACCCGGCAGTGGCGCTTTCAATACAAGACCCGGACAATCCCTACCGCTACCTTGAAGTGCGCGGCCGCGTCGAAGAGATAACCGAGGATGGCGCCGACGAGCACATCGACAAAATGGCAAAGAAGTACATGGGTGTTGATAAGTACCCTTATCGCCAACCCACCGAGAAGCGCGTTATTTACAAGATCAAGCCGGAACACACTTCGCAAATGGGGTGA
- a CDS encoding nitroreductase family deazaflavin-dependent oxidoreductase, whose amino-acid sequence MNLSLETVSTLQYIYLTTIGRVTGAPREIEIWFVESNGKFYVLAEHFYQTQWVKNIERNPRVRVRVGNREFEATARALDEQIDRDAWQTAQRLSREKYGWGEGLPVEITRAA is encoded by the coding sequence GTGAACCTCAGCTTAGAGACTGTTTCGACTCTCCAGTATATCTATCTCACGACGATCGGGCGCGTCACCGGAGCGCCTCGAGAGATTGAGATATGGTTCGTGGAATCGAACGGCAAGTTCTATGTTTTGGCCGAGCACTTCTATCAGACGCAGTGGGTCAAGAACATCGAGCGCAATCCACGAGTACGCGTGCGAGTGGGCAATCGAGAGTTTGAGGCGACAGCGCGGGCGCTCGATGAACAGATCGATCGTGATGCGTGGCAAACTGCTCAACGCCTTTCGCGTGAGAAATATGGTTGGGGCGAAGGGCTGCCGGTAGAAATAACTCGTGCTGCGTGA
- a CDS encoding GNAT family N-acetyltransferase codes for MSDYPARYESDILLRDGSTLHLRPIKPDDAHALIELHSRLSPQSVYFRFFSPLPELGEERATAFANVDYNNTFALVGELGGRLVGVARYYRDEKAHHRAEVAFLIEDALQGRGIATRMLERLAEIAREKEITTFDAYVLGDNRKMMDVFMHTGFEVERRLDGGVFQVTFPIAPTPEFEEKAALRSQMAARASMKAFFEPRSVAVVGAGRKRGAIGAEIFHNLMSAGFQGVLYPVNQNARVVGSVTAYPRVTDIPGEVDLAIVVVPAEHAAGVVDDCIQKGVRAIVIISAGFAETGTEGRAREAALVEKVRNAGVRMIGPNCMGIINTDPAVALNGTFSPVYPPEGRVAMSTQSGALGLAILDYARKLNLGISTFVSVGNKADVSSNDLIQYWAEDPRTGVILLYLESFGNPRKFGRIAKRIAASKPIVVVKSGRSRAGARAASSHTGALASTDAVAGALFRQAGIIRTDTLEELFDVANLLAHQPVPRGSRVAILTNAGGPGILAADACEAQGLELPMLADATVAELRSFLPATASVANPVDMIASATPDHFLKATRALLADEHVDSLVVIFIPPLVTDPEAVAAAIVEGARKANGKPVLANFMSAKGAPEILRNIPSYGFPEAAASALAKVTAYGEWRGKPQGTVPRFDDIRADDAKAIVERALARGGGWLSPVEIDELLGAAGIPVVKSLLASTPDDAITAAMKIGLPVALKATGPAIIHKTEVGGVALDLAGETAVRSAYDDMANRLGADLTGVIVQQMVPGGVEVVVGATLDPTFGPLVLYGSGGILVELLNDVAFRIHPLTDTDAREMINEVRGTALLRGYRGSKPADEGALADIILRVSSLLEICPQIHEMDANPVKVLEKGAIVVDARVRVDRLVEPAPTRRIAY; via the coding sequence ATGAGTGACTACCCGGCTCGTTATGAATCCGACATCCTATTGCGCGATGGCTCAACCCTCCACCTCCGCCCCATCAAGCCCGACGATGCGCATGCGTTAATTGAACTTCACTCGAGGCTCTCGCCCCAAAGCGTCTACTTTCGCTTCTTCAGCCCGCTCCCGGAGTTGGGCGAGGAGCGAGCAACAGCGTTCGCCAATGTCGATTACAACAACACATTCGCTCTCGTAGGCGAGCTTGGCGGGAGGCTCGTCGGAGTAGCTCGCTATTACCGCGATGAAAAAGCCCACCACCGCGCTGAAGTTGCATTTCTGATTGAAGACGCATTGCAGGGACGCGGCATCGCCACCCGTATGCTGGAGCGATTGGCCGAGATCGCGCGGGAAAAGGAAATCACCACATTCGATGCGTATGTGCTTGGCGACAATCGCAAGATGATGGACGTGTTCATGCACACCGGCTTCGAGGTCGAACGCAGGCTTGACGGCGGCGTCTTTCAGGTGACGTTCCCGATTGCTCCTACTCCGGAGTTTGAGGAGAAGGCAGCGCTTCGGTCTCAGATGGCGGCGCGCGCTTCAATGAAAGCCTTCTTCGAGCCACGTTCGGTCGCGGTCGTCGGCGCGGGACGCAAACGCGGAGCAATCGGCGCGGAGATTTTTCACAACCTCATGTCCGCCGGCTTTCAAGGGGTCCTTTATCCGGTGAACCAAAACGCACGCGTCGTCGGATCGGTGACCGCTTATCCGCGAGTCACTGATATTCCCGGCGAAGTCGATCTCGCTATCGTCGTCGTGCCGGCCGAACACGCAGCCGGCGTTGTCGACGACTGCATACAAAAAGGCGTGCGTGCAATCGTGATCATTAGCGCCGGCTTCGCGGAGACTGGAACCGAAGGCCGCGCGCGCGAGGCAGCCTTGGTCGAAAAAGTGAGAAACGCCGGCGTGCGCATGATCGGCCCGAATTGCATGGGCATCATCAACACCGATCCTGCCGTAGCTTTGAACGGCACGTTCTCGCCGGTCTATCCGCCCGAAGGCCGCGTTGCCATGTCGACTCAGAGCGGCGCGTTGGGGCTTGCGATACTCGACTACGCGCGAAAGCTGAATCTCGGCATCTCGACTTTCGTTTCGGTGGGCAATAAAGCGGATGTATCGAGCAACGACCTGATCCAGTACTGGGCTGAAGACCCGCGCACCGGCGTCATCCTGCTTTATCTGGAGAGCTTCGGCAATCCGAGGAAGTTTGGCCGCATTGCGAAACGAATCGCGGCGAGCAAACCGATCGTCGTCGTCAAGTCCGGCCGTTCACGGGCAGGAGCTCGAGCAGCTTCGTCACACACTGGCGCGCTCGCCTCGACTGATGCGGTAGCCGGCGCGTTGTTCCGTCAGGCGGGAATCATCCGCACCGACACGCTCGAAGAGCTTTTCGACGTAGCCAACCTGCTTGCGCATCAACCCGTCCCCCGAGGAAGCCGCGTCGCGATACTGACGAACGCCGGAGGCCCGGGAATTCTGGCTGCCGATGCCTGCGAAGCTCAGGGTCTCGAGCTGCCAATGCTGGCCGATGCGACCGTCGCGGAACTCAGATCGTTCCTCCCCGCGACTGCCAGCGTAGCTAACCCGGTGGACATGATAGCGTCGGCGACTCCGGATCATTTCCTCAAGGCTACGCGGGCATTGCTCGCCGATGAACACGTCGATTCGCTTGTTGTGATATTCATCCCGCCGTTGGTCACCGATCCCGAAGCGGTCGCGGCCGCGATTGTGGAAGGCGCCAGGAAAGCCAATGGGAAGCCGGTGCTCGCAAACTTCATGAGTGCGAAAGGCGCGCCCGAGATTCTGCGGAACATCCCGAGCTATGGGTTTCCCGAGGCTGCTGCTTCAGCGCTTGCGAAGGTGACTGCCTATGGCGAATGGCGCGGGAAACCTCAAGGAACCGTGCCGAGATTCGATGACATCCGCGCCGACGATGCCAAAGCAATTGTCGAGCGAGCCCTCGCGCGCGGCGGCGGATGGCTCAGCCCGGTCGAGATCGACGAGCTGCTCGGCGCTGCGGGCATTCCGGTTGTGAAGTCGCTATTGGCGTCGACGCCTGATGACGCGATCACGGCGGCTATGAAGATTGGCTTACCTGTCGCTCTAAAAGCAACAGGACCGGCGATCATTCACAAGACCGAAGTCGGCGGCGTCGCTCTGGACCTGGCCGGCGAAACCGCGGTTCGAAGCGCCTACGACGATATGGCCAACCGGCTTGGTGCGGATCTCACCGGCGTGATTGTTCAGCAGATGGTTCCGGGCGGAGTCGAGGTAGTGGTCGGCGCTACGCTCGATCCGACATTTGGACCGCTGGTCTTATACGGCAGCGGCGGAATCCTGGTCGAGTTGCTGAACGACGTAGCCTTTCGCATACATCCGCTGACCGACACCGACGCGCGGGAAATGATAAATGAAGTAAGAGGCACGGCGCTGCTGAGAGGGTATCGCGGATCGAAGCCAGCGGACGAAGGCGCGCTGGCTGACATAATCTTGCGCGTCTCCTCGTTGCTGGAGATCTGCCCGCAGATCCATGAGATGGACGCGAACCCGGTGAAGGTCCTCGAGAAGGGCGCGATAGTCGTAGACGCCCGCGTGCGAGTAGATCGTTTGGTCGAGCCGGCGCCAACCCGCCGCATAGCATATTGA
- the bshA gene encoding N-acetyl-alpha-D-glucosaminyl L-malate synthase BshA has product MNIGITCYPSYGGSGVVGAELGLELAKRGHSIHFVSYAPPMRLDAGRAQERIHFHAVDMLSYPLFEYPPYTDALASKLFQVAAAEQLDLLHVHYAIPHAVSAYLAREMLKPIRPLPVVTTLHGTDITLVGRDPSFLPITRFGIEQSDAVTAISRYLREATHKTFCPDCDIEVIYNFIDADYYRREPNEEVRRVLAPNAERIILHVSTFRPIKRITDCIEVVARMKQLESASGSRQPVRLVMCGDGPERADAEALVARLGVAGSVEFVGKQPQSRVRGYLSVADLLLLPSQSESFGLTALEAMACEVPVIATRVGGIPEVVEDGGCGYLFEIGDVDGMAKAALQVLGDDRERERLGSRGREIAVSQFAAEKIIPQYEELYRRVIG; this is encoded by the coding sequence ATGAACATAGGTATCACTTGCTATCCCTCATACGGCGGGAGCGGCGTCGTCGGCGCCGAGTTGGGATTGGAGCTTGCCAAGCGCGGGCATTCGATTCATTTCGTAAGCTACGCGCCTCCGATGCGGCTGGACGCCGGGCGCGCTCAAGAGCGCATTCATTTTCACGCCGTCGACATGTTGAGCTATCCGCTGTTCGAATACCCACCTTACACGGATGCTCTCGCGTCGAAGCTCTTTCAGGTGGCGGCGGCTGAGCAGCTCGATCTGCTTCACGTGCACTACGCAATTCCGCACGCGGTGAGCGCCTACCTCGCGCGCGAGATGCTCAAGCCGATTCGCCCTCTGCCGGTAGTGACGACGCTTCACGGGACCGACATAACACTCGTGGGCCGCGACCCATCGTTCTTGCCCATCACCAGGTTCGGCATCGAGCAGTCCGATGCAGTGACTGCGATATCTCGCTATTTGCGCGAAGCCACGCACAAGACCTTTTGCCCTGATTGCGACATCGAGGTCATCTACAACTTCATCGACGCGGACTATTATCGTCGCGAACCGAACGAAGAGGTTCGTCGAGTTCTTGCTCCTAATGCCGAGCGAATCATCCTGCACGTTTCGACCTTCAGGCCCATCAAACGAATCACCGACTGCATCGAGGTGGTAGCACGAATGAAGCAGCTCGAGTCCGCCTCCGGCAGCCGGCAGCCCGTGAGGCTGGTGATGTGCGGAGACGGGCCGGAGCGCGCCGATGCCGAAGCTCTTGTCGCGCGATTGGGCGTTGCCGGCTCGGTCGAATTCGTCGGCAAGCAGCCCCAGTCGCGGGTTCGCGGGTATTTGTCGGTCGCCGATTTGTTGTTATTGCCCAGCCAATCTGAATCCTTCGGCTTGACTGCGCTTGAAGCGATGGCCTGTGAAGTGCCCGTGATTGCAACCCGCGTCGGAGGCATTCCCGAAGTAGTCGAGGACGGCGGCTGCGGGTACTTATTCGAGATCGGCGATGTAGATGGGATGGCTAAAGCAGCGCTGCAAGTGCTCGGCGACGATCGAGAGCGCGAACGTCTTGGAAGCAGGGGCCGCGAGATAGCCGTCTCGCAGTTTGCTGCCGAAAAGATAATCCCGCAGTATGAAGAACTCTATCGAAGAGTGATAGGCTAA
- a CDS encoding UDP-N-acetylmuramate dehydrogenase — protein sequence MTSQQVFEESLSENVPLAPMTTLDIGGPARYFAELTTTAALIAGVEWARSRSLPLFFLGGGSNIVVADSGFPGLVLRVSIRGVDTRVDDDHVAVTAGAGEEWDPLVARCVANNWAGFECLSGIPGRVGATPIQNVGAYGQETGETLTSVEALDLTHKKLVELTAGECQFGYRSSRFKTRDRERFVITRVTYRLAVGGKPAVRYAELQRYLAERALNDPALADVREAVLTIRRRKAMVLDPNDVDSRSVGSFFVNPTVTPEECERIKHGASSLISGAEAMPAFPSADGKVKLSAAWLIERAGIKRGYVHGNVGTSTKHALAIINRGGGTAREVMEFKETIQRRVLEQFGVGLVPEPLFVGLES from the coding sequence GTGACAAGCCAACAAGTGTTCGAAGAATCATTAAGCGAGAACGTGCCGCTCGCGCCAATGACTACGCTTGATATCGGCGGGCCGGCTCGCTACTTCGCCGAGCTCACGACGACGGCAGCCTTAATCGCCGGCGTCGAGTGGGCCCGCTCGCGATCCCTTCCGCTCTTTTTCCTCGGCGGCGGCAGCAACATCGTCGTAGCCGACAGCGGCTTTCCAGGTTTGGTGCTGCGGGTGAGCATCCGTGGTGTTGACACGCGAGTCGATGACGATCACGTTGCTGTAACGGCCGGCGCCGGCGAGGAGTGGGACCCGCTGGTCGCTCGTTGCGTCGCCAACAACTGGGCCGGTTTCGAATGTCTCTCAGGCATCCCCGGCCGCGTAGGGGCGACGCCAATTCAAAACGTCGGAGCATATGGTCAGGAGACCGGCGAGACGCTCACATCGGTTGAGGCACTCGACCTCACACACAAAAAGCTGGTTGAGCTGACTGCCGGCGAATGCCAATTCGGCTACCGCAGCAGCAGATTCAAGACTCGCGACCGCGAGCGCTTCGTCATCACTCGAGTGACCTATCGATTGGCTGTCGGCGGCAAACCGGCCGTGCGCTACGCGGAGCTTCAGCGTTATCTTGCGGAGCGAGCCCTGAACGATCCGGCGCTTGCGGATGTGCGCGAAGCTGTGCTGACGATTCGTCGCCGAAAAGCAATGGTGCTTGATCCAAACGACGTCGACTCGCGGAGCGTTGGCTCGTTCTTCGTCAACCCCACGGTCACGCCCGAAGAGTGTGAACGAATAAAGCATGGCGCAAGCAGCTTGATCAGCGGCGCGGAAGCAATGCCGGCATTTCCCTCTGCCGATGGCAAGGTGAAGCTTTCCGCCGCGTGGTTGATCGAGCGCGCGGGTATCAAGCGCGGCTACGTGCACGGCAACGTCGGAACTTCGACGAAGCATGCGCTTGCGATCATCAATCGCGGGGGCGGAACGGCTCGAGAGGTTATGGAGTTTAAAGAGACGATTCAACGACGCGTGTTAGAGCAGTTCGGCGTCGGGCTCGTCCCCGAGCCGCTCTTCGTCGGGCTTGAGAGTTAG
- the bshB1 gene encoding bacillithiol biosynthesis deacetylase BshB1 translates to MTDDLRLDALAIGAHPDDVELSCGGTLLKLASLGYRVGVMDMARGEMGTRGSGEIRAREAEAACLELKLTVRDNLDLPDGHIWLTEESRVKMVRKIRLYRPRVIFTHYWEDPHPDHVHTSQIVREAAHVAGLAKYDGEAGQERFRPQTVAHFMFPRTAAPTFVVDISEFAEQKHRAIQCYRSQLFDPNSKELETNLSSEAFLRRIEARQRFFGSLIAVEHAEGFIVREALNVHDPIALLSRNMNMYS, encoded by the coding sequence ATGACCGACGACCTGCGGCTTGATGCCCTTGCAATAGGCGCACATCCCGACGACGTGGAGTTGTCTTGCGGCGGCACCTTGTTGAAGCTTGCTTCTCTGGGCTACCGGGTCGGCGTCATGGACATGGCTCGCGGAGAAATGGGGACGCGCGGCTCAGGCGAGATTCGCGCTCGTGAAGCCGAGGCCGCCTGCCTCGAGTTGAAGCTTACGGTGCGAGACAATCTGGACCTTCCCGACGGCCACATCTGGCTGACTGAAGAGTCTCGCGTCAAGATGGTGCGCAAGATTCGACTCTACCGCCCGCGAGTCATCTTCACGCACTACTGGGAGGACCCGCATCCGGATCACGTTCACACCAGCCAGATAGTGCGAGAAGCGGCCCACGTTGCCGGTCTGGCGAAATACGACGGCGAAGCGGGCCAGGAGAGGTTCCGCCCTCAGACCGTTGCGCACTTCATGTTCCCGCGCACAGCCGCACCCACGTTCGTGGTCGACATCAGTGAGTTCGCCGAACAAAAGCATCGAGCGATTCAGTGCTATAGATCGCAGCTCTTCGATCCCAACAGCAAGGAGCTCGAAACAAACCTCAGCTCCGAAGCTTTCCTGCGAAGGATCGAAGCCCGGCAACGTTTCTTCGGTTCGCTGATAGCTGTCGAGCACGCCGAAGGCTTCATCGTCCGCGAAGCCTTGAATGTCCACGACCCGATCGCGCTTCTTTCGCGAAACATGAATATGTACTCCTGA
- a CDS encoding DinB family protein, producing MKQTVAILVCTTLLAIFAQAHTPPAGDGKLTPEERAKAIKMLNDSHNELLSYIEKLSDAQWNFRPSPIKWTVGETAEHVALAEGLLFGAMERALAAPINPDWETKSAGKEAILDNLLAARKGKAQAPEPIQPLRRKMSRADIMTLLKEGRAKSMRFIETTELPLKAHTLDHPFPVFGTLNAYQWFVYIPAHNLRHNKQVVEIMGSPGFPK from the coding sequence ATGAAACAGACAGTTGCTATTCTCGTTTGCACGACTCTGCTTGCGATCTTTGCGCAGGCGCACACGCCACCGGCCGGGGACGGAAAATTGACCCCCGAAGAGAGAGCCAAAGCGATTAAGATGTTGAACGACTCCCACAATGAGTTGCTTTCCTACATCGAAAAGCTGAGCGACGCCCAGTGGAATTTCAGACCGTCTCCAATCAAGTGGACAGTCGGAGAAACAGCCGAGCACGTCGCGCTTGCCGAAGGGCTTTTGTTCGGGGCGATGGAACGGGCGCTCGCCGCGCCGATCAACCCGGACTGGGAAACAAAGAGCGCCGGTAAAGAAGCCATACTCGACAACCTGCTTGCAGCTCGAAAAGGGAAGGCGCAAGCGCCCGAACCGATTCAGCCGCTCAGGCGAAAGATGTCACGCGCCGACATCATGACGCTTTTAAAAGAGGGCCGCGCAAAGTCGATGAGGTTCATCGAGACGACTGAGCTGCCCTTAAAGGCCCACACTCTCGATCATCCGTTCCCGGTATTCGGCACGTTGAACGCGTATCAGTGGTTTGTGTACATTCCAGCGCACAATCTGCGGCACAACAAACAGGTTGTAGAAATCATGGGCAGC